One segment of Allorhodopirellula heiligendammensis DNA contains the following:
- the nadD gene encoding nicotinate-nucleotide adenylyltransferase, which translates to MTSRSGVGVFGGSFDPVHLGHLWIAEAALEHLPVDHVRWVPAATSPLKPAGPVASNSQRLSMLRLALAGQSGHVIDTLELDRDGISYTVDTLEDLRAAFPSRPLFLIIGADSLASFAQWEAPERLLQQCVLAVVRRGGVPSPDYSILNRFASAERVDQCRSAEIMMPQIEISSSDLRQRISQARSIRFRVPHPVTAFLDHTGLYREQVRC; encoded by the coding sequence ATGACCAGTAGGTCGGGGGTCGGCGTGTTTGGGGGATCGTTTGACCCAGTGCATCTTGGGCATTTGTGGATCGCTGAGGCGGCATTGGAACATTTGCCGGTTGACCACGTGCGGTGGGTGCCCGCTGCGACGAGTCCGCTCAAGCCCGCTGGACCGGTGGCTAGCAATTCGCAGCGTCTGTCGATGTTGCGGCTCGCTCTTGCGGGCCAATCCGGACATGTCATCGATACGCTGGAACTCGACCGGGACGGCATTAGCTACACCGTCGATACGCTAGAAGATCTGCGTGCTGCGTTTCCAAGTCGACCCTTGTTTTTAATCATTGGTGCCGATTCGTTAGCAAGTTTTGCTCAGTGGGAAGCACCCGAGCGACTGTTGCAACAGTGTGTCCTGGCAGTCGTCCGGCGTGGTGGAGTGCCCTCGCCCGACTACAGCATCCTCAACCGATTTGCCTCGGCGGAGCGAGTCGACCAGTGCCGCAGCGCAGAAATCATGATGCCGCAAATCGAAATCAGTAGCAGTGACTTGCGTCAGCGAATCAGCCAGGCACGCTCGATCCGATTTCGTGTTCCCCATCCGGTGACCGCTTTCCTGGACCATACCGGCCTCTATCGCGAACAGGTTCGATGCTAG
- a CDS encoding fumarylacetoacetate hydrolase family protein, with translation MAAFCRYLEPSGQVRFALYRAGEADSTQSPQVCPLAKLIDEPTEALLANSKDIFDWTIDQIESIPQPTEAQWQTAPEKFLPPVALPEKVICIGLNYLDHAIETGAEPPTEPVVFSKFNSTLIGSGEDIVLPKLSKKVDYEAELVIVIGKTARHVSEADALQFVFGYTAGHDVSARDWQKGRPGGQWLLGKTFDTFAPVGPAIVTADQFGNASDVSVKMVLGNEAGEEVVQSSTTAQLIFDIPTLVSHLSKFITLRPGDLIFTGTPPGVGDARVPPRYLQHGDQCRVEIDGLGPLTNACRDEMVE, from the coding sequence ATGGCCGCATTCTGTCGTTACCTGGAACCTTCAGGTCAAGTTCGCTTCGCACTCTACCGTGCCGGTGAGGCCGATTCAACGCAATCCCCGCAGGTTTGCCCACTCGCGAAACTGATTGATGAACCAACCGAAGCATTGCTAGCAAACAGCAAAGACATCTTCGACTGGACGATCGATCAGATCGAAAGCATACCACAGCCAACCGAAGCTCAATGGCAAACCGCACCTGAAAAATTTTTACCGCCGGTCGCCCTCCCTGAGAAAGTAATTTGCATTGGACTGAATTATCTCGACCATGCCATCGAAACAGGTGCCGAGCCGCCCACCGAGCCTGTCGTGTTCAGTAAATTCAACTCCACGCTGATCGGCTCGGGTGAAGATATTGTGCTACCCAAACTGAGCAAGAAAGTTGACTACGAAGCGGAACTGGTCATCGTGATCGGCAAGACCGCACGTCATGTTAGCGAAGCCGACGCACTCCAGTTTGTATTCGGATACACCGCTGGCCACGATGTGTCGGCGCGTGATTGGCAGAAAGGTCGTCCAGGCGGTCAATGGCTGCTGGGGAAAACCTTCGACACGTTTGCTCCTGTTGGCCCGGCCATCGTGACCGCCGACCAGTTCGGTAATGCTAGCGACGTGAGCGTCAAGATGGTGCTTGGGAATGAGGCTGGAGAGGAAGTGGTGCAGTCGAGCACGACGGCTCAACTGATCTTTGATATCCCCACGCTGGTCTCGCACCTGAGCAAGTTCATCACGCTACGGCCCGGCGACTTGATCTTCACAGGAACCCCACCCGGCGTGGGTGATGCACGCGTCCCACCGCGATACCTCCAACACGGCGATCAGTGCCGCGTTGAAATCGACGGCCTCGGGCCACTGACCAATGCATGCCGCGACGAAATGGTGGAATAG
- a CDS encoding outer membrane protein assembly factor BamB family protein, whose translation MAEFLPPPRSVRQQIREAKEAIAQEQYADAVLRLGDLSRRLGKDTLPETAQDYFLDHVPVSAARNAASSQVEGGRGDEDRVDDPSDANTVLRLVREMIGQLPEPAMEVYELRYGPLATKILSEAQPTRDWQAVEQVRREFFHTKAGYRASYLLATREWLLGNPLAVSLLLDDVVGLPRAVEQLGDEVVWMHAGASVLAGRPLQTPTRLPADFVPTETVDAQASAGGTTEWESAVQARFSEMAFTIDPAAESYPYLGGRPNRSGFSEGEMPLSNPRWMLETSGSPRQERMIEAETAQLKSSGQLPPPSWMPLRVGDQLLMRTTQRLIGADYRTGKRVWQYPWFDPPEELAALDNEDSVDLREEEDPKDILVQRVWNDVPYGQVSSDGERVFMINDLGAIETERINPFGMRATSAVQASKNTLVALDLATEGKLLWRLGSAETTPSPFSEAFFLGPPLPVRGLLYVMAEMAGEIVLVCLDPLDGSEVWRQVLVSVEASGITTDPVRRVAGATVTYHEGLLICPTGAGITVAVDLIDRTLRWANEHARNREFTQNAFRQPVDLPMSQLSQRWATSVAIGHGTSIALTPVESDRMIVADAVTGVDRFRPQPRGKNLYLAGVRNNQYLIVRADRVMAFDLQSGHEIWSTAIDLMSPGQRVSGRGVFGPASYFLPTTTDELIEIGLESGRVLSRRQTRFPLGNLVAIDGEVISQATSTLAVAYGEDTLRPHVDRILAAEPDDFFAMIRKAELLMEDNQRDAALTLLAKARSIDPENIEAITLSVEAMLSSLRDQQDISTDDLDTLRELIDRPEEHAELLVLQIERLLKPLKVSPAPAVVSSSDLNQALDLLLELSLLTIERPSLASQNATLFSHPTRQFTLDAWLTARVAEVVAIAEDATLAEFDTRMREQLQSRIRPNRMTLNRVVEHFSPLWRAVDAFQRSVIDQSHQQGDALVTERLIWGTRLTTDSGAAELDTTSLLTLAEAYSLAGWGEDRRYIGQILQQRIQEPDAAPEEIAEIAAVLDEFQVRGAVRVDPESWPRGHVELQWESTRLPQTQALISDRRYARTTRLMGRQMLGWQAISDNSPLSLLDHDGISHPISVEGLTNRNSSDKEVTISGGLMLVLTPSELIAIDLFRVLSPGADDAVRWRQSLRPDGQPVAKRRSETSKFGDQIYRYVSNSPTANADDAQLRLGPVLGDRLFLLQGRDLICYHTVTGEQIWRTQTAIPGSGVVAGEGRVAVVSERANQVAYFDWYDGREIVTVPLDVESVIATAGRHVLMVKKASEQEGDVELYDPYLLEIVDGISRESVRSRMASPINLTDEVRSTAHGELVGGRYMALLDDQGRATIWDVLSGAALADVEIPLRPRLSGLSVVQIRDRFLLMPRCELPPPPDEEGNIITIPSGMSVQDVTSVHCVKVPDDEPQSEASLAWSDVFDQARGVTTYQPWLTPMLMLVRRQTYIDNAATRRHELDIWTLDVDRGKTLNELLGKNIGSRNVRIETQVRLLPQRHQIFATIQSQLLTYTFSDQKSEPVNSNESETSESETSETP comes from the coding sequence ATGGCCGAGTTTCTGCCGCCTCCTCGCAGCGTGCGGCAGCAGATACGAGAGGCGAAGGAGGCGATTGCGCAAGAACAGTACGCAGATGCTGTGCTGCGATTGGGTGATCTGTCACGTCGTCTTGGAAAGGACACGTTGCCCGAGACGGCGCAGGATTATTTCCTAGACCATGTGCCTGTCAGTGCGGCTCGAAACGCCGCCTCGAGTCAAGTCGAAGGGGGGCGGGGCGACGAAGACAGGGTCGATGACCCCAGCGATGCGAATACGGTATTGCGACTAGTGCGAGAAATGATCGGGCAGCTACCGGAGCCTGCGATGGAAGTTTACGAACTTCGGTACGGGCCTTTGGCGACAAAGATCCTCAGCGAGGCGCAGCCGACGCGGGATTGGCAGGCCGTCGAACAGGTGCGGCGAGAATTCTTTCACACCAAGGCAGGTTATCGGGCCAGCTACTTGTTGGCGACGCGAGAGTGGTTGCTGGGCAATCCCCTCGCGGTCTCGCTGCTGCTCGATGATGTGGTGGGTCTGCCCCGAGCGGTCGAGCAGCTCGGTGACGAAGTGGTTTGGATGCACGCCGGTGCCAGTGTGTTGGCAGGCCGACCGCTGCAAACTCCGACTCGACTGCCTGCTGATTTTGTTCCGACCGAGACCGTCGACGCTCAGGCATCTGCTGGCGGGACGACTGAGTGGGAATCCGCTGTGCAGGCGAGATTCTCGGAGATGGCCTTCACGATTGATCCGGCAGCGGAGAGTTATCCCTATCTGGGTGGACGTCCCAACCGCAGCGGATTTTCGGAAGGTGAGATGCCCCTGAGCAATCCCCGGTGGATGCTCGAGACCTCGGGCAGCCCCCGTCAAGAACGCATGATCGAAGCGGAGACGGCGCAGTTGAAATCGAGCGGCCAATTGCCGCCGCCGTCGTGGATGCCACTGCGAGTGGGAGACCAATTGCTGATGCGGACAACCCAGCGGTTGATTGGTGCCGATTACCGCACGGGTAAACGCGTCTGGCAGTATCCATGGTTCGATCCTCCCGAAGAACTCGCCGCCTTGGACAATGAAGATTCCGTGGACCTACGTGAGGAAGAAGATCCCAAAGATATTTTGGTGCAGCGGGTTTGGAACGATGTTCCTTACGGCCAGGTATCGAGTGATGGCGAGCGGGTTTTCATGATCAATGATCTAGGGGCGATCGAGACCGAACGTATCAATCCGTTTGGGATGCGCGCGACGAGTGCTGTCCAAGCTAGCAAGAACACGCTTGTGGCGCTGGATCTCGCTACGGAGGGCAAGTTGCTGTGGCGACTCGGTTCAGCGGAAACGACGCCTTCACCTTTCTCCGAAGCGTTCTTCTTGGGGCCACCGCTGCCGGTTCGTGGCCTGCTGTACGTCATGGCTGAAATGGCCGGTGAGATTGTCTTGGTCTGCCTGGATCCGCTGGATGGTAGCGAAGTGTGGCGGCAGGTTTTGGTGTCCGTCGAAGCGAGTGGGATCACGACCGATCCCGTCCGACGCGTCGCGGGAGCGACGGTGACCTATCACGAGGGATTGCTGATTTGTCCTACCGGAGCTGGCATTACGGTGGCGGTCGATCTGATTGATCGGACGCTGCGCTGGGCCAACGAACATGCACGCAACCGCGAATTCACGCAGAACGCGTTTCGCCAGCCCGTTGACCTGCCCATGAGCCAACTGAGTCAACGTTGGGCAACGTCCGTTGCGATCGGTCACGGCACGAGCATCGCGCTGACGCCCGTGGAATCCGATCGCATGATTGTGGCTGACGCCGTCACCGGAGTCGATCGTTTTCGTCCGCAACCACGCGGCAAAAATTTGTATTTGGCCGGAGTCCGTAACAACCAGTACCTGATCGTTCGCGCCGATCGCGTGATGGCATTTGATTTACAATCCGGCCATGAGATTTGGAGCACTGCCATCGACCTGATGAGCCCTGGTCAACGAGTTTCTGGCCGAGGGGTGTTCGGTCCCGCAAGTTATTTCCTTCCAACGACCACCGATGAACTGATTGAGATCGGCTTGGAGTCCGGCCGAGTTCTGTCACGCCGTCAAACACGCTTCCCCCTGGGCAACCTTGTCGCCATCGACGGTGAAGTGATTTCGCAAGCCACGTCCACCCTTGCGGTAGCGTATGGCGAAGATACTTTGCGGCCTCACGTCGATCGCATTTTAGCTGCGGAGCCCGATGATTTTTTTGCGATGATTCGCAAAGCCGAACTATTGATGGAGGACAACCAACGCGATGCCGCGCTCACGCTGCTTGCGAAAGCACGCTCGATCGATCCCGAGAATATCGAAGCCATCACGCTATCAGTCGAAGCGATGCTCAGTAGCCTGCGTGACCAACAGGACATTTCTACCGACGACCTGGACACGCTGCGAGAGTTGATCGATCGACCTGAGGAACACGCCGAATTGTTGGTGTTGCAGATCGAGCGTTTACTCAAGCCGCTGAAAGTATCTCCGGCTCCAGCGGTCGTTTCATCGTCAGACTTGAATCAAGCACTGGATTTGCTGCTCGAACTTTCATTGTTGACGATCGAACGACCGAGTTTGGCAAGCCAGAATGCGACACTATTTTCCCATCCTACACGTCAATTTACGCTGGACGCTTGGCTGACGGCCCGTGTCGCCGAAGTGGTTGCCATTGCCGAGGACGCCACACTCGCTGAGTTCGATACCCGGATGAGAGAACAACTGCAGAGTCGGATTCGCCCCAATCGCATGACATTGAACCGAGTTGTGGAGCACTTTTCTCCGCTTTGGCGTGCGGTGGATGCGTTTCAGCGGAGTGTGATCGATCAATCGCATCAGCAGGGCGACGCTTTGGTGACCGAGCGATTGATTTGGGGCACGCGACTAACGACCGACTCAGGTGCAGCGGAACTCGACACAACGAGCTTGCTGACACTCGCCGAAGCGTATAGTTTGGCGGGATGGGGCGAAGATCGTCGCTACATTGGACAGATACTGCAGCAGAGAATTCAGGAACCAGATGCTGCGCCGGAGGAGATTGCGGAGATCGCCGCGGTCCTCGATGAGTTCCAGGTACGCGGTGCGGTACGAGTTGATCCGGAGTCTTGGCCCCGCGGGCACGTCGAACTGCAATGGGAATCGACGCGACTGCCACAGACCCAGGCACTCATATCCGATCGACGGTATGCCCGAACGACCCGGTTGATGGGGCGGCAAATGTTGGGATGGCAGGCCATCAGCGACAACAGCCCCCTGTCGCTCTTGGATCACGACGGCATCAGCCATCCGATTTCTGTCGAGGGACTGACCAATCGCAATTCGAGTGACAAGGAGGTCACGATCAGTGGCGGTCTGATGCTCGTATTGACCCCCTCGGAATTAATTGCAATTGATTTGTTTCGGGTGCTCTCACCAGGCGCAGATGATGCAGTACGCTGGCGTCAGAGCCTGCGTCCTGACGGTCAACCCGTCGCTAAACGACGTAGTGAAACGTCCAAGTTTGGTGATCAGATTTATCGCTACGTTTCCAATTCGCCAACAGCCAACGCGGACGATGCGCAGCTCCGGCTAGGTCCTGTGCTCGGCGATCGGCTGTTTTTATTGCAGGGCCGCGATTTGATTTGCTACCACACCGTCACCGGTGAGCAAATTTGGCGTACTCAGACAGCAATTCCCGGTAGCGGAGTCGTCGCTGGTGAAGGTCGGGTCGCGGTGGTGAGTGAACGGGCAAACCAAGTTGCCTATTTCGATTGGTACGATGGGCGAGAGATCGTCACTGTGCCGCTCGACGTCGAATCCGTGATCGCGACAGCCGGACGGCACGTGCTGATGGTGAAAAAAGCCAGTGAGCAGGAGGGCGATGTTGAACTCTACGATCCCTATTTGCTCGAGATTGTCGACGGCATCTCGCGTGAAAGTGTGCGCAGCCGGATGGCATCACCGATCAATTTGACAGATGAAGTCCGATCGACTGCCCACGGTGAGTTGGTCGGTGGGCGATACATGGCCCTGCTGGACGATCAAGGACGCGCAACGATTTGGGATGTTTTGTCCGGCGCGGCTCTTGCCGATGTCGAGATTCCCCTGCGGCCGCGTTTGTCAGGACTCTCTGTTGTGCAGATCCGTGATCGTTTCCTATTGATGCCACGCTGTGAGTTGCCTCCGCCACCTGATGAGGAAGGTAACATCATCACGATCCCCAGCGGTATGTCGGTACAAGACGTGACGAGTGTGCATTGTGTCAAAGTGCCCGACGATGAGCCCCAGTCGGAGGCGAGTTTGGCGTGGTCGGACGTTTTCGATCAGGCCCGCGGTGTGACCACCTACCAGCCCTGGTTGACACCAATGCTCATGTTGGTGCGGCGTCAAACCTACATTGATAACGCCGCGACCAGACGGCATGAGCTGGATATCTGGACGCTTGACGTGGACCGTGGCAAGACGCTCAATGAGTTGCTTGGCAAGAATATAGGCAGTCGCAATGTGCGTATCGAAACGCAAGTTCGCTTGCTGCCTCAACGCCATCAAATCTTTGCTACGATTCAAAGCCAACTGCTGACGTACACGTTCTCGGATCAGAAGTCGGAGCCAGTTAATTCAAACGAATCCGAAACGAGTGAATCCGAGACGAGTGAAACGCCATGA
- a CDS encoding type I phosphomannose isomerase catalytic subunit, protein MSHILLCFPFDESGKLVTAMTTLYPLRFEPLFRQYLWGGRRLGTELNKPIDDDGVFAESWEIVDHGDDQSIVANGPLAGTSLHELIEQDATALLGDRVATAIRSESLPSNLRNRFPLLLKMLDASRDLSVQVHPNDAQGSRLDPPDLGKTEAWMVIDAVPGSKIYAGLKAGIDREAFAAAVAAGRTEETLHSFEPSVGDCIFIPAGTIHAIGAGLLVAEIQQASDTTFRIYDWGRVEANGQPRTLHIKQSLDVIDFESGPVSPVTPVPVASDAAAVTLVDCDKFTLQRYTLSDSHRIDTRNTFQVIAVLSGAIRIAGDASADVLRKGDTMLVPACVESILIDPVEAAELMVASA, encoded by the coding sequence ATGAGCCATATTCTGTTGTGTTTCCCGTTCGATGAATCCGGCAAATTGGTAACCGCTATGACTACTCTTTATCCACTGCGTTTTGAGCCGCTGTTTCGGCAATACCTGTGGGGTGGGCGGCGGTTAGGGACGGAGTTGAATAAGCCGATTGATGATGATGGCGTGTTTGCCGAGAGCTGGGAAATAGTCGATCATGGCGACGATCAGAGTATCGTCGCGAACGGGCCTTTGGCGGGGACGTCGCTGCATGAATTGATCGAGCAGGATGCGACTGCGCTGCTGGGTGATCGCGTCGCGACCGCAATCCGCAGTGAGTCATTGCCCAGCAATTTGCGGAATCGATTTCCCTTACTGCTGAAGATGCTCGACGCCAGTCGCGATCTGTCTGTCCAGGTTCACCCGAACGACGCTCAAGGCAGTCGGTTGGATCCGCCTGATCTGGGGAAAACGGAGGCATGGATGGTGATCGATGCCGTTCCTGGTAGCAAGATTTATGCGGGTTTGAAGGCGGGCATTGATCGGGAAGCGTTCGCTGCCGCGGTGGCAGCGGGACGTACCGAGGAGACACTGCATTCGTTTGAGCCGAGCGTAGGTGATTGCATTTTTATCCCTGCGGGCACCATCCATGCGATTGGGGCAGGATTGCTGGTAGCGGAGATTCAACAAGCTAGCGATACCACGTTTCGTATCTACGATTGGGGGCGCGTCGAAGCAAATGGTCAACCGCGAACGTTGCACATCAAGCAGTCTTTGGATGTGATCGATTTCGAAAGTGGTCCGGTCAGTCCTGTGACACCGGTGCCGGTGGCTAGTGATGCCGCTGCGGTTACTTTGGTGGACTGCGATAAGTTCACGCTGCAGCGATACACGCTCAGTGACTCCCATCGCATCGACACTCGCAACACGTTTCAAGTCATCGCGGTGCTCTCTGGAGCGATTCGAATCGCGGGGGACGCTTCTGCCGATGTGCTGCGCAAGGGTGATACGATGTTAGTGCCAGCCTGTGTGGAGAGCATTCTCATTGATCCGGTCGAGGCCGCAGAGTTGATGGTTGCCTCAGCCTGA